Genomic window (Branchiostoma lanceolatum isolate klBraLanc5 chromosome 13, klBraLanc5.hap2, whole genome shotgun sequence):
TCAATACCATTCTTTATGGAATTTATGTATTAAAAGTGACGTGCTTTTCCAAGTCTCCAACAAGGATGTTCTTTAGATTTTGTCTTGCTTTTCtcttaattacatcactgtacatgtataaaccatAATTGCATTGTTACTACAAGTTAAGATCTTTTTGATAGCAGATATATAAAAGGTTACgttttcatatacatgtcatgAGTACTTCTCATTCCAAGACATAGAATACCATGAGTGCCTTTTGTCTTTAACACCATTACAGCCCTAAGCCTAGCGTATGGAGCAGTTTTTTTTAGATCAATATACCCCCGATCAGTTGCCTTGAAACAACTCCTGATGTCACTATGGACTTCTGTACCAAGAACAAGTATATCCTAGCAGATGTAACAACTATTTGTTGGTTTGTCAGCAAGTTGGAGTGATATATATGAGGTTATCTATGCAATAGCAATTTcaggtacagtacagtagtcTGAGAGTGCTTGGTATATAAGCAACATTGTAGATCACAGTTTGAAGTGCATATGTGCAGTATGAAGCATTGTGTGTCTATGGGTAATATTTccaagttgaaggcccctggccaTTTTGTAAATGTATTGCCGCAGCCAGAGACCTTTGACATGTTGCCCACAATGTATCACACTGCTCATACACAGCTTATTGATGCTACCATTTAATGACAAAGGTTAAATTAAGGTTAAAAAAAGACTGATAGCTAATCAAGTAACAATGTGCAGaagttgaataaataaataaagtttttacaaaaaaattgagAATATGATTAAGGTACTGTATGAAGAGGACAAAAAGGTATATATGAGAGATATATTCATATGTAAAGAGTTTGATTTCACAGCAGTgtgttgtacaatgtagtttccCAATGATCAGTACAAAGTCTTacttttcctttgttcagataCTAGTTATTACATTTCAGGTACGTGTAGCACATTTTGGCAAATCCTAACTATGTATCTATGCTATGAAACCTGTAGACACGTTTGTTGTTGCACAAGAAAGAGCTGACTGTACAACACCTATCATGTAGTTTAAGGCCCAAGATGTGATTGATCAATTGCTGTTTTGTTACAACACCATATTCTTGCACTTGAAGCCTCACAAATTTGTGAACTGCGAACATGGGATTTGTGTGGTATGTTCATTTTGGTACTTGAATATGCGAGTTTATTGGTAGTTTCTAGGTGTATAGATAAGTATGGAATCATACAGGTAGTTGTGGGCCTGTAGTGTAGAAGGATTTAGGATATCTTGCAGAAGGGTTAAGAAAATTGATATGGTGATTTCAGAAAAGTTGATAAGAGTTATACAAGATTAACATTGAAGAATAGTCCTATGATCTCTTGGTGCTGGACACACTTTCCGTACAAGaaagaataagaagaaaaatgaattttttctgAGGAGGGTACAAGATTTTAATTTTGCCTGTCGATGAGCATTTAGTATCTAGTGGATGGTGCAGTTACTAGTATTGTGGCACAGGTGACTTTGATATTATACAGAAGGAATATTTGCAATTATATTTCATTGTCCTGTTGCAATATGCAATAATGAATAAAGATACGGAGAAGGCACTGTTTGTGAGATTTTTAATGTTACCggtaacaaaaaagaaaaagtaTGACAAGTTAACTTGTAATATACATCACCCTTTgattatgaaaaataaaaaaaaagtcaaggatAAGGGCTAGGTGTTAACAAGAAAAAATCTGACCATTGTAAAATACATGACAGTTGTACATCACCTTTTAAGTTTTTATAATTTAACAAACAATAGAGTTAATAGAGAAGGTAGGGTCAGACCATTATTAACTTGGAATGTTCGTCACTGGCTAAGTTCTTAATTCTAAGAAACAAACGAGTAAATAAAGAAGATAAGGTGTAAACACAAAAAAGCCAGATCATTTAACTGGAAACGCTCATTACTGGCTGAGGTCTTAATTCTAAGAAACAAACGAGTTCATAATGGTCTGGTGTaaacattgaaaatgaaatatcacTAGCTTATTTCTTATgaacaaacagaagaaaaaggaaaCATCTATTTCAcctgaaaaatacatgtatgtcactggCTAAGTTTGTTTGATTCTAGTAAGAGACAAACTGAAGAGTTAATAAAGAAGGTCTGTGTAAACAAAATGACCATTAGGCTTGTATATTCTTCTCCATCCCTCAGTTTACACAGATGGGAACTTCAAAACGGCACTATTCACACTCTCACattcactttttttgccaaatgcACACAGCTGCATgagtcacacttgtagggtttacATTAGTGCATTTGTCTGGATGGTTTCAGGTTGTTTTCTTCTGTACACGTACTACTACTCATATGCTGGGATAGGACAGACCTTTTACGTTTTAGCTGTCTTGTAGATTGTCTAGCAGTGTTTAGTTTGCTGGTGTTGGTCCAAACtggatttctgtgctgcagaatagtcacactggtcacagcacacttgtagggtttttctcctgtgtgagttctcatgtgcCTGGATAAGTGAGATTTGaaagctgtcctgtatccacactccccacacatgtatggtttctctccagtgtgactTCTTTTGTGCTGGGCTAAGCTAGATTTCAGAGCTGTCCTgaatccacactccccacacatgtagggtttctctccggtgtgACTTCTTATGTGCTCGGATAATCTAGACTTcagagctgtcctgtatccacactccccacacatgtagggtttctctccggtgtgACTTCTTATGTGCCTGGATAAGCTAGATTTgatagctgtcctgtacccacactccccacacatgtagggtttctctccggtgtgtttagcTACATGAAGGTCCAAAGCAGTTTTCTGTGCCGCAGAGtagtcacattggtcacacttgtagggcttctctcctgtatgagttctcatgtgctGGGATAAGTGAGATTTTTGAGctgccctgtatccacactccccacacatgtagggtttctctccaatGTGTTTTAATAGATGTTGGTTCAAACTGGTTTTCcatgctgtagaatagtcacactggtcacacttgtagggtttttctcctgtatgaatTCTCAAGTGCtgggataagtgagacttctgagttgtcctgtacccacattccccacacatgCAGAGTTTTTCACTAGTATGTTTTGCTATTAGACTGTAGTCCAAAGTAGACTTATTCATTGTAGAATACTCActctggtcacacttgtagggtttctctccggtaTGCATTCTCATGTGCCTGGATAAGTGAGACTTCTGAGCTGCCCTGTATCCAAACTCCCCACAGATGTCGGGTTCAATGTCACAAGTGTCGTTTGGAATGTGCAGTCCAGAGCCGCAGCTGGGATCTTCCATCTCTTGTACTAATCTGTTAGGGAACAATGATATGTAAATTTTGGTGTTAATCAGTGAACTGCTATGTGAGACATCGGCCCAGAGGCGTTGACAAAACAGTTTACTTAGAAACCAATTAACTGGTACTATATACTACTATTACAGTAAATCTTAGTGGGGCTTTGGctgttagtagtagtagaagtagtaactacatgtacttctactactactagctggtgtgttacccctCATGGTGGTTACCGTATACcatctatatagatacagatactaacAGCCAAAGCCCCACTAAGACATGTATGCAGGAAACTGAAAACTTTCCAtcgtacatacatatacacagacAATCGCTAAATCTCTGGAGCAAATATGAATCTCCAGATGATCTACATATATCAGGGGATATCTGAACGATGTTATAATTAGAACAGTGGTGGCAACAAAATATGTTGCTATTTGGCAAGCTAAAACTAGGACAGTCACCGTTTTTGCAGAAAAATAGAAAGGAAGTATTTTGAGACcaaaatgaacattttcaccTGTTGTGGGATTTAAACTGGAACATTTTGGGCATAAATTGATGTCACATATACAAAAGCTATCATATCACCCATGCAGGATGTTTTTCTCCCATTCCACCATTTCTTCGGCAAAGTCACAGGCACTAAGAAAAGATGACATGTCTGTATTGCCCCCAAAAAATGGAATTACTGAAGATCTACAAAATTACCTGTATGGATCAcaaatagcctggatgccagaccctcaATCTCTAAGTTATAAACCCCACTCGATATATATTCTAGAGactgggggtctggcatccaggcttgaTCAGAAATGGTCAGATAAAAATATCTGGCAAATGTTTGGGCCCAAAACCTGCACTTTTTCTGGGTATTTCAGCCGTTTACGGCTGCAGTTTTCAGCACAACCAAAAGACAGAATAATCTTTGTAAGTCATTGAGCGAATTCTGACTGACAAAATATTCAATCCAAATGATAATGGCGTTCAAAAATGTAAAATCACTTACACTGTATGCCAGCAAAGGCAAGCTGCAGAgatttcgcccccctccccatggcccctCTCCTTCTGTGGCACGCTAGCTGTCACATACTGATAGAGTTGGTGCATGTGTATAAAAAAATTTATACATATTTCCACAAGCAATTTCTTTGTCCCCGAGAAATACGTTAGCGTGTGATTAAAAATACGGTTCATAGAAACTTGTTTTCTTTCTGAACTCTGTGACAAGATCAAAGGGAAATATTCAAATGTTACCGAATCCTCCAAAATGCCCAAACTTTCTCACAAAGATATGACCAAAAACGAACGAGTACACAACATGAATGCTTACCCTAAGTGCTTGAAGGCTTTAGGAAGACGTAAGATGCAAAGGTATTAACCCAAACCGTTGGAAAATTGGGCAAAATACTAAGGAAATCGGGATCTTCAAGACGCGCTGGCGTCAGAGATCGTGGTGCACGAGCTTTCTGTGCGCTGATTGGCTGAAATACTTCATCTGTGACGTACAAGTAAACAGACATTTCCCAGAGTTCTGATTGGTGGATATTCCAGGAAACGCAAATCTTGCAGTAGCCGTCTTGGAGGTTTTAATTTTGTCTGTCAATGTCAGGTTTAGTATTTTATAGTAGAACTAACATTCTATAGCGGATGGTTCCTGCATTTACTTTGGCATAGGTGACTATGATATGGACAATTACAGAAGGAATATTTGCAATTGTAGTATTTAAATTGTCCTGTTGCAATGCAATCATGAATAAAAAATGCAGAGAATGCATTGTTTTTGAGATTTTTAATATCAACAAACAAGGTTGGATGTGTAAATAAGAAAAAGTATGACGATTTCAGTTGTTGTATACATCACAAGCTAAGCTATTTTGTTTCtaaaaaacacaaaagttaACAATAACTTGTATAAGGGTCAGATATAAACCACAAAGAATCTGACCATTGTAATATACATGCTCATCACCAGCTAAGTTCTTATCAttttaagaaacaaataaaaaagtaaataaagaaatattttaaaagGTCTGACACTGGCTATCAGTAAGTTCTTAAttctttgaaacaaacaaatgagtTGATTAAAAAAGGTAGGATGTAAACATGAAAAAGTCCCATCATTTAACATAAACTTGCATTATATGAAGTTGTAATGTTCCTCACTGGCTATGTTCTTGATTCTAAGAAACAAAGATAAAAAGGTGAGGAAACAAAAAAGTGAATAAAACTTAACTTGAAATGTCACTCGCTAAGTTctatagaccaacttgctggggatgtaggagcgaggtctgaacatctagaccaacttatggcggaccgtgttgcctggagggaaagagcaaccctagtccggACACGCTGcctgatatgatgatgatgatgaagttctAATGattttaagatacatgtacaaactgaatAAAAAATTGACAAGGTCAGGTGTAAACAAGAAAACACCTGTAATATACACTACGTCACTGGCTAAATTCTTATAAAATTAAGAGACAAACTAAAGAGATAATAAAGAAGACAGATGTAAATGACTATTTAGCTTACATATTGGTTCAGAAGGGAACTTCAAAATTGCACTATTCACACTTCCTGACTCCCACTTTTGCAGTTCACTTCAAGTCTTGTGCTTTTTTGCCAAAGGCAAACAGCTGTACAGGTCAAGttgctagcctccgatgcagactcctcccggctgttttcttttttaagttacagtttttatactattacattttttttcttattgctggccgggaaggaataagaaaaaaaatgtaagaatataaaaactgtaacttgaaaaagaaaacagctgggaggagtctgcatcagAGACTATCAAGTTGCTGGGTTTACATTTGTCTGGATGGTTTCAGGTTGTTTTCTTCTGTACAAGTACTCATATATTTAGATAGGACAAGGATGTTTTATATAATAAAACATCCTTGGATAGGACAGACCTTTTAGCTATAGCTGTCTTGTACTGTTGTAGATTTTTTAGCAGTACATAGTTTGATGGTGTTGGTCCAAACtggatttctgtgctgcagaatagtcacactggtctcACTAGTAGGGTTTCTCTCGGGTATGAGTACTCATGTGCCTGGATAAGTGAGACCTATGAggtgtcctgtatccacacacctcacacatgtagggtatctctccagtgtgtttagatagatgaataaacaaatgggatttttgtgctgcagaatagtcacactggtcacacttgtaaggtttttctcctgtgtgaatTCTCTTGTGTGTGGATAAGTGAGCCTTgcgagctgtcctgtacccacactcctcgCACAAgtacggtttctctccagtgtgtttaaaTACATGTTTGTTCAAACTGGATTTTTGtgttgcagaatagtcacacaggtcacatttgtagggtttctctccggtaTGACTTCTTATGTGCTGGGATAAGGTGGATTTTGTAGttgccctgtatccacactcctcacacatgtagggtttttctccagtgtgttttgcttttagatggTAGTCCAAAGTACCCTTAGacacagcagaatagtcacactggtcacacttgtagggtttctctccggtaTGACTTCTCATGTGCAAGGATAAGACAGACTTCTGAGTTGTCCTGAATCCACActtctcacacatgtagggtttttctccagtatgttttACTATTAGATGGTAGTCCAAAGTAGACTTATTCATTGcagaaaagtcacactggtcacacttgtagggtttctctcctgtatgagttctcatgtgacTGGATAAGACTGActtttgagctgtcctgtatccacattccccacacatgtagggcttctcgccAGTATGAGTTTTTATGTGCCTGGTTAAGTGAGACTTcagagctgtcctgtatccacactcctcacacatgtagggcttctctccggTATGAGTCCTCCTGTGCATGGATAAGTGACACTTCTgcgctgccctgtacccacactcctcacatttgtagtttttctgtCCAGTGTTTTGCGGCAATTGTCCAGAATTGCAGATGGGATCTTCCATCTTTTGATTTAATCTGTTAAGGAACAAAGACATGCACGTTTTAGTACAAATCATTATTGAACAACTTATTCTTGGACTTCAAATTCAAAAAGAAATTACAAGCAGTATTATGAaataccaaagaaaaacaatttctcTCATTCACATGCACACGATGAAATTGaagtacattttcatttttgtatatgtcacagcagagattggaatccagtagagtctgAAACTCTACTAGAAGAGATTGGAATCAGGATCTGAATATTTCGATTCTAATCTCTACTAAGAGAATtccagtagagattggaatttgCTATCTCAGGTGGATcacttttgttttatgttttagtTTTATGTTTTATATATAACTTTGAGTTTGACATCAATTTTGGAACTGGCTTGGCAGGGGTGAATTAGCTCTTATATACCAAGTCACTaacgaactggaaaaactggtcGAGCATAATGAGTCATTGACTCATAATagccgtatgcaaatgtctctgATTGACATATCAGTGGCATTTACCAACGGCCATTGACTAAGGTTGGAACAGATGGCTATCCCcatggttacaatgtgtcttgacagaaggtttatCAAAAACCTAAAATATAAAGTGATTCACCTAAGATAGTAATGGTAAATGTAGGCTTACCTATGCTAAACTTaaggtgtgaaatgattcagtctattttcaaaaacattttgatgcaatccgaatgtctccttttagaattggagattgtcctggtagaattccaatctctataGTAGAATTCCAGACTCTAATGGATTCAAATCTCTACTGTGACGTATACATATAGTCAAAAACATTCATATGAGTGGGTGATTTAGATTGTAAGGCATCGCCCCAGAGACGTTGCCAAGACAACAAAAGCAGTGCcccaaaccaaggaggttgcccAAACACTGTGCTCGGGGAGGTCGGATATATGTCGTGTTGGTAACGGAATAATACCAGATTTGTGTCGGTTTTTCCCTGCAGCTTTTACCGATGTTGAACCCGATACAGATCCAAAAATCAGGCTAAATCAATGGAGTTCGCCCCTTGCTTTCCCGATAACCTTCCTATATATTACCGACGAATGTCGGGCATGTATCGGTTTTCACGCAAAGGGTCACTCGCGGTCATGATGGGTGTCAGGTCCCGATTATTACGATATTGTAGCAATATCTCGTCGGACGAGTTAGACATTTTTTCCATAGTTTTCTAATTACCGTATATTTTCATTGATATATTTTCGTCAAAAGGCAAACCAGGTCATTGAATTATTACCGTGTTGGtagatgattttgtttgtttgtttgtttggggtcCTTTTTTCAAAACTCCGCCGCTATTGTTATTCGTGGATAGTTGACCACTACATTATGCTGTTTATAGCTACATCTCATGCATTCCATATTCGTCTTTTCAGATTCGTGACAACCGGCGGGCCAGTTATACCGGCCGTGCTTGAGGATGGGGACGGACTTTCCGGACACATCGATTCATTTTAATAAAAAGACAattgttcattaatttattcGTTTTGTTCCAGTTCAGTTTGCTTTCGTattgatctgtttgtttgtttgtttgtttgtttgtttgtttgcttcggtGTTGGTTTTTTCcaactgtttgtttcatgtcattAACACTGACACCTGACGTTCCCCGGAACTAACAAGTTCGGAAAGCTAACATGAACTCACATAAAATGTTCACAAATTATATTCTAttaacaaaataacagtaaTCACACTTGACATGGTCACAATAGATATGTAAAATCTGTTAAAAGCACGCTTACCATAGTCACATTAGATATATAAAATGTTGTTGGCGATCATCGTGCAAATACTAAgctaaaacattaacagatatagaGATCATGGCAATCAATGTAACCTTTTGGCTCATTGTTGCATCAATTTTAGAGTTATGGGGAAGAAGGACTGTTCATGCCTCTTCGTACGGCTCAACGGTACTTTGtaggctgaagtttgtcttagatcGTACTTAGTGTCACGATTTCACGAGGAAGTGCCGGCAGGGGTGTGTTTCGTCCGCCTCCACCCTACCGAACTCACGCACGGATGCCTCGCGTCTCCGCTTCTCCAGGGTTGGCAGCTGGTCGGAGGGGATTCCAATAATCCTGCAGCAGGTTTTCTGTACCTTCTCGACCTCGTCAGACAGCCCACGAGGTAGTCCTCCCCACACCGGTGAGCCGTACTCTAACACAGGTCGAATTAATGTTGTGTAGATCTGAAGGAACTTGAAGTTGGTCCACAGGACTTCAAGCATCGAGACGGATTAACCACCATCGGCTGCATTTTTCCGGACCACGGTAATTTAGTACGCTGTATGTGAAAAACAgaagaaatactgaaataatatgataatgtaaattgctgaaataaatcaggaaataaaatcaaactacgaaatgaaagttgcaaacattAAGAGAGATAACGAACTTTGTCGATGCAACTCAGTTGTCCAGCATCCGTAACTTTCGTCTTGCCCGAATAAATTTCTTGTCACCGACGGCAAACGAAGGACTACTGAGAAACGAATGACTACTGAGAAGAAAAGTATTAGTACTCCTAGATGGTAACCGGGGTATAATGATGGTCatatcaatgaggttttatcaaacattcCATTACTTTTACTGAATCTCGCACTGGATAAGCGACTTTATTTGTAACGTTCAAAACATGCTGCGACTTGACTAGTGACTACGGGATTTGGAattgtcaatttattttcatgtaacgaatatgattatggaatattgaaatattcctcCCAGTTTTACTTCTGATCCTTGCCACAGTTCAACCAAACACTACGTAGCGCAAAAATCAACCCTTCTCCCCGCGCGAAGTACAGcgatttgggccattagaagctgACGGCTCCAC
Coding sequences:
- the LOC136446688 gene encoding zinc finger protein 300-like, which gives rise to MEDPSCGSGLHIPNDTCDIEPDICGEFGYRAAQKSHLSRHMRMHTGEKPYKCDQSEYSTMNKSTLDYSLIAKHTSEKLCMCGECGYRTTQKSHLSQHLRIHTGEKPYKCDQCDYSTAWKTSLNQHLLKHIGEKPYMCGECGYRAAQKSHLSQHMRTHTGEKPYKCDQCDYSAAQKTALDLHVAKHTGEKPYMCGECGYRTAIKSSLSRHIRSHTGEKPYMCGECGYRTALKSRLSEHIRSHTGEKPYMCGECGFRTALKSSLAQHKRSHTGEKPYMCGECGYRTAFKSHLSRHMRTHTGEKPYKCAVTSVTILQHRNPVWTNTSKLNTARQSTRQLKRKRSVLSQHMSSSTCTEENNLKPSRQMH